The stretch of DNA TATCAGCATATCTAATTGGTGGATGTCATTGGAGGTGTTGTAGGCTAACATCGCCCCCTGTAATGCCTGTTTAACTCTACCCCAGTCTGATGGGAACTGTGACATATTTACAGGCAAATTAAGCACACAGAGAGGCTGATACTTATAATGGCATTGAAGTTTCATGTACCCTGCCATAAGGGCCAGTCTATCCCCTAACCAGAGGACTGTTGTTTCCAATGCTCCTATTTGCTTCTGTAGAAGGGAGTCAACATGTTGCTGGTAATGCCAGAGGGAGACCTGGTTTGTTATGAATGTTTGGATAGTAGAAGCTAACATAGTCACCTCACTCTCTAGTTCCTGGATCTGCCATTCCTCATACATCTCAATAGCCAAGTTCACCAAACTCAAAGCATCCCcgatcccatccctcctagtacGTAACAACTTTTCCCCCAACACTGCACGGTACAATTTTTTCACCAAAGAATCAGCGGGGGACAACGCAAAATCTTCTGCTTTGACAGGTAGGAGTTGGTAGGGAGGGGATACAGCTAGGAACACAGCATACCCAGTATGATTATACcgtaaaacatttgtaaaaatcgGGTCAGTACAAGTGATGTTAAAAAGGGGTAAACCAGCGGACTCCCCCTTTAGTTGAATAGTCAAGTTAGCAGGgggacaaagaaggaagagagcgTCCGGAGGGGTGTGCGCGGTGGCACTCAGCCGGTAGCACAAGCGGTCTGTGCCGTCCTTGGTTTGATGGCAAGAGATGTTAAGAGTCTTAAACACATTATACCATTGTTGGAATGAAAAGTCATGACAGGCATCGTCATTACGAGGGCATGGCCACAGGCGAAAAGAGGCGTTCACTCCTCCTAAGGCCACTCCTATTTTCCAGAGGTCGGGATGCATCTGTCCATATGGTAAGGCAACAGGAGTGGGAGAGGGTCTCATGGTGTACGTGGTGTGGTTCCGCTGTCCATCCCAAAACCATAACTCAGTGTTGTTAGGTAGCCCAAGTGGTCCTAGTCTTGGGATGCCCGTGGAGCAGGGTACTGTAGGTATGAATACTTGCGAACGGTGGCCTATTGGGCAGGGTGGTAGG from Macrotis lagotis isolate mMagLag1 chromosome 6, bilby.v1.9.chrom.fasta, whole genome shotgun sequence encodes:
- the LOC141491192 gene encoding uncharacterized protein LOC141491192; translated protein: MKRRRKRYRSGRRQRPSRTRRIMKTQAPVWLSIMGLLCGLQPATPLPWGKGGKWYNLTSPIRRAADERGETYWAVARGVPSLRIMGWGSQTVPLKLHGNATIVLGLHEHGTLPIPMERPLKKPLTLLSITTPICVVARPPHGLWPGGNTSSSPDNGTSVKNHCIPLEPYNSTETPRPIPDLNNHTAAVNLSFMAIEQHPPENSNSIVPLHSLPPCPIGHRSQVFIPTVPCSTGIPRLGPLGLPNNTELWFWDGQRNHTTYTMRPSPTPVALPYGQMHPDLWKIGVALGGVNASFRLWPCPRNDDACHDFSFQQWYNVFKTLNISCHQTKDGTDRLCYRLSATAHTPPDALFLLCPPANLTIQLKGESAGLPLFNITCTDPIFTNVLRYNHTGYAVFLAVSPPYQLLPVKAEDFALSPADSLVKKLYRAVLGEKLLRTRRDGIGDALSLVNLAIEMYEEWQIQELESEVTMLASTIQTFITNQVSLWHYQQHVDSLLQKQIGALETTVLWLGDRLALMAGYMKLQCHYKYQPLCVLNLPVNMSQFPSDWGRVKQALQGAMLAYNTSNDIHQLDMLIAQLNNISSHFRAEWDDQEDSFLKWFTGALHLRWLFSFLPAVGMFIMICLFFPCILKLLFFIFSRSLEALKADLLGPRHRRARAAPV